A region from the Pempheris klunzingeri isolate RE-2024b chromosome 17, fPemKlu1.hap1, whole genome shotgun sequence genome encodes:
- the LOC139217369 gene encoding retinoic acid-induced protein 1, producing the protein MQSFRERSGGYHSNQPCYQQEPHELSRLETYRQHPHHPHPQHPHPGPGPHPGPGPGPGHTRSGYEAHSLANPTSMPPAGGPGAAGGPKDCYSQQAYSGYPGNGGGNGSGNGGSAPQQAKKSYRGSKVPPPNPSQHLQGPGGYSNHMGPGTYTAQYMSEGHLQQKWEDPAQLAQYDQEMVGRIEAGGTPAPGSSQYMDQNMLGHSQTQCHQPSTPAYTSPHHQPHPPNPAPSPLMYPQSHLHYPQHSPSPSPYMEKCSPMPHCYKGYNMPPNSQYGRQMSSHSNLKQGGYRSTQNSYGYQQPPSRAYEQQPPLQTMTSPQEPHPKYQHYSQPQQNYCLSELSVRSPEQYYQTCSPSSSHSPARSVGRSPSYSSTPSPLMTNPESFQYGQPPMTPGAASSSSSSSAGLQEQASTNAMLMPPRSHPSPNVPHGVPHSYTTTPQVPTMKERFSEKLLSNPSLWSLNALTSQVENISNNVQQLLLSEALVANKKGSKRSSGGSNSSAGSGASSKKGEEYKGPPYPDGGGGSVAGGPMQDPYSTPQHQPMPMELHEGGYSSSSDEQLERGYYYCGQGRSPAQAPNNTQLSVDTASSCSMTSPDDMSTRSGDSGLHNLTPDPTRCQSGQGGDGMNTPVKSIGDERSPTSITIHSPMKQERDSPSDIQHINEPVKENFEESAWTEKSAEKEELTEKTLDRERDSDTTKSTENLEKWSDEEKCPALYSKVNKEMTEKSYCYKETVYQEVQSKYDPDARDSVEQSPAALSDSSHKEHFGQEMKSEAFKSESPTASESSVKTLPFISRGDLEQDQYSTEKEDSSENTSPTPQVEALDESNSDKRESRDEMDEEEGEGEEGADEEGEDEIQKQKQHSVSPPLSAEVRQELGEGEKVSQSSTEEHMNNRDGPEKPPRDLCSRTDSQSTELHIDIDSAGAPAHPNAAAATAAADASARESAIGDTAPQPQSAMPVFSALNDKAAPPAQARDHIDHSDAKVLEPDSPQLPGKSILPSAPSWADTPPSPKKGDEDMEPGISCASAVTPLAKPEPVAPSAQPRAFGRKHARGRRRIMHSGVGIRRQLGLEREGEKDEEGAPSPTQKPCMPPSKTVLFSDQMDLAHQESIVSQTPKMLTDGFRSRMCTRSFNAPDLPPKVEPHVKRKPGPKPGSKPGLKPGPKPGPKPGPKPGAKPGPKAGPKPGLKPGPKPGLKPGPKPGPKPGPKPVPNEPELPLKIETPVKRKPGPKSGSKPGPKPGSKPGPKPGPKPALKPGPKPGPKPGPKPADVLPPADISPIKAPVGRPKGSVSKAKLVQDIQPLTGLQSRGRKSLKATISQVNQEEKQANHEAKAPEKEGKNMVLRSRKPSQEKLSKEKEKIRGEDIAPQTLTEIKASDISPKAEESVTVEQALPPISNAVKSTDVPADPSAPLDPPVPITQSEEKISLPLKRNLSPELSTMPVKKKRGPKPKPKSLPPKPPLLEQIVSTPKEKSVRGPRRKRGPPKKAPVVTPPPKDTPPNISDTDITSDVPVVPPQCPTKTKVLPPRKGRGQKYEAMVQKITSPSSKKHLPIPQIDSNLTDDVTTKASSQHVLKEGETSTLINSSEVIEGQVKSIECRQEGLKQRKEEMAQEREKHEVSQEALMPEEVRQGVGEEVVDKEETRQENIKPGTQHGVGADKVWSSMDGPVEVTAPGKWTQQASEGVSTAATKSARTKRKRWAMVESTDASVVALEAGNLIVTTPRLAKQRAIKNNHEMHLKQRRKKRKGQTPLEETETVEETNIETTEQQQERVEEKVTPAESTVPLPISPDEITEAPQVTSTELIQKPRRGRKPSANPTKRKRGKSSSEQIPGKPVKVHKKPGPKPGMKDAIEVIEAVVRAAGCERAEKEEREKEERERMERETEEKQETCIVGPVVTISEKQPETISVKRIRRKPVHQNSKLSFCPYVRINNSRDFSSWCAIVNKPEDAVIFQRRRKKGILRMRNPFTVAKIVPHTAAMLQGPLVNKDLIDRCLTCSLCGKPANYRDLGDLCGPYYTEDGVPRKSLTIRHPESLREEPEQTTSSSSEEPGNSLKDESEDSTEKEGNTEASTQEGSSSRHHHWRHRRAERTERMGQEGGLRRLTLRERFRRMRQLQAIRTGASSDQEGSNSTFQRRQVEAEAKEHWAHENCAIWTKGVIMIAGRLYGLKEAANNSAKTNCYKCQIVGASLSCCWRGCSHKYHYVCAKEIGCTFHEDDFSIKCPKHEVRK; encoded by the exons ATGCAGTCCTTCCGTGAGCGCAGTGGTGGTTACCACAGCAACCAACCCTGCTATCAGCAGGAGCCCCATGAATTATCCCGCCTGGAGACCTACCGGCAACACCCACATCATCCCCACCCCCAGCACCCGCACCCAGGGCCCGGTCCACATCCAGGCCCGGGCCCAGGCCCAGGGCACACCAGGTCAGGCTATGAGGCTCATTCACTGGCTAACCCCACAAGCATGCCTCCAGCTGGAGGaccaggagctgcaggaggaccCAAGGACTGTTACAGCCAGCAAGCCTACTCTGGTTACCCAGGCAATGGTGGAGGGAATGGAAGTGGAAATGGGGGCTCAGCACCCCAGCAGGCAAAGAAATCTTACAGAGGAAGCAAAGTACCACCACCAAACCCTAGTCAGCACCTACAGGGTCCTGGGGGCTATAGTAACCACATGGGCCCTGGGACTTACACAGCCCAGTATATGAGTGAGGGCCACCTCCAGCAGAAATGGGAGGACCCAGCCCAGTTAGCACAGTATGACCAGGAGATGGTGGGGCGCATAGAGGCTGGTGGTACCCCTGCACCTGGCTCCTCCCAGTACATGGACCAGAACATGCTAGGCCACTCCCAGACCCAGTGCCACCAGCCCTCCACCCCTGCCTATACCAGCCCCCATCACCAGCCCCACCCTCCTAACcctgccccctcccctctcatGTACCCCCAGAGCCACCTGCACTACCCCCAGCACTCACCCTCTCCTTCACCATACATGGAAAAGTGTAGCCCAATGCCCCACTGTTATAAAGGGTACAATATGCCGCCCAATTCCCAGTATGGCAGACAAATGAGCAGCCACAGCAATCTGAAGCAGGGGGGTTACAGGTCGACTCAGAACAGTTATGGCTACCAGCAGCCTCCCTCCAGAGCTTACGAGCAGCAGCCCCCTTTACAAACCATGACCAGTCCCCAGGAGCCCCACCCTAAATACCAACACTACAGCCAACCTCAACAAAACTACTGTCTGTCAGAGTTGTCTGTCAGATCACCAGAACAGTATTATCAGACTTGTAGCCCCTCTTCAAGCCACTCTCCTGCACGCTCTGTAGGGCGTTCCCCCTCGTACAGCTCTACCCCTTCACCACTAATGACCAATCCAGAGTCATTTCAGTATGGCCAACCTCCCATGACGCCTGGGGCGgcgtcctcctcttcatcctcttcagcTGGTTTGCAGGAGCAAGCCAGTACCAACGCCATGTTGATGCCCCCACGCTCACACCCCTCACCCAACGTGCCCCACGGAGTCCCCCACAGTTACACAACCACGCCGCAGGTTCCCACCATGAAAGAACGCTTTTCAGAGAAGCTGTTGTCAAACCCAAGTTTGTGGAGCCTGAATGCCCTCACCTCTCAGGTAGAGAACATCTCTAATAATGTCCAGCAGCTTTTGCTTTCAGAGGCCCTGGTGGCCAACAAGAAAGGCAGCAAGCGCAGCAGTGGAGGGAGCAACAGCAGTGCTGGAAGTGGGGCATCCTCCAAAAAGGGTGAGGAGTACAAAGGTCCTCCATATCCAGATGGCGGTGGTGGCAGTGTGGCAGGAGGCCCCATGCAGGACCCTTATTCTACCCCACAACACCAGCCAATGCCCATGGAACTCCACGAGGGAGGCTACTCCAGCAGTAGTGATGAACAACTGGAGAGAGGCTACTACTACTGTGGTCAGGGCAGAAGTCCAGCACAGGCCCCCAATAACACACAACTCAGCGTGGACACAGCTTCTTCATGCTCCATGACATCTCCAGATGATATGTCCACCAGGTCTGGGGACTCAGGTCTGCACAACCTTACCCCCGACCCTACGAGATGCCAGTCAGGGCAGGGGGGAGATGGCATGAATACTCCTGTGAAGAGCATTGGCGATGAGAGGTCTCCTACAAGCATTACAATCCACAGTCCTATGAAACAGGAAAGGGACTCCCCTTCAGATATACAGCATATCAATGAGCCTGTTAAAGAAAACTTTGAAGAATCAGCCTGGACAGAGAAATCGGCTGAGAAAGAGGAGCTGACAGAAAAGACTCTTGACCGTGAGAGAGATTCAGACACAACTAAATCTACAGAGAATCTGGAGAAATGGTCAGATGAAGAGAAATGCCCAGCTCTCTACAGCAAAGTAAACAAagagatgacagaaaaaagCTATTGCTATAAGGAGACAGTGTACCAAGAGGTCCAGAGCAAATATGACCCTGATGCAAGAGACTCAGTTGAACAGTCCCCAGCAGCCCTCTCTGACTCCAGTCACAAGGAACACTTTGGCCAAGAAATGAAATCGGAGGCATTCAAATCTGAGTCTCCAACTGCTTCTGAGAGCTCGGTGAAAACATTACCTTTCATTTCCAGGGGTGACCTTGAGCAGGATCAATATTCCACAGAGAAGGAGGACAGCTCAGAGAATACCTCTCCAACCCCCCAAGTCGAGGCCTTGGATGAGAGCAACTcagacaagagagagagcagagatgagatggacgaagaggagggggaaggagaggagggggcagatgaagagggagaggatgaaatacagaaacaaaagcaacactctgtttcccctcctctgtctgcagagGTTAGACAGGAActgggagagggggagaaagtgAGCCAGTCATCGACTGAGGAGCACATGAATAATAGAGATGGGCCAGAGAAGCCTCCTAGAgatctctgcagcaggacagacagtcagagtACGGAGCTCCATATTGACATTGATTCTGCAGGGGCGCCTGCTCATCCAAATGCAGCagctgcaacagcagcagctgatgctTCTGCAAGGGAGTCAGCCATTGGTGACACGGCTCCTCAGCCTCAGTCTGCAATGCCAGTCTTCTCCGCTCTCAATGACAAGGCAGCACCTCCAGCACAGGCCAGGGATCATATTGATCACAGTGATGCTAAAGTGCTGGAGCCAGACTCTCCTCAGCTGCCAGGAAAGTCGATACTTCCCTCAGCCCCCTCCTGGGCAGACACTCCACCCTCCCCAAAAAAAGGTGATGAGGACATGGAGCCGGGCATCAGCTGCGCCAGTGCTGTGACCCCATTGGCCAAGCCAGAGCCTGTGGCCCCATCTGCTCAGCCAAGGGCATTTGGACGTAAGCATGCTAGGGGCAGAAGAAGAATCATGCATTCAGGTGTGGGAATCAGGCGACAGCTAGGtttggagagggagggggaaaaggaCGAAGAAGGTGCCCCCTCACCGACACAGAAACCCTGCATGCCTCCAAGCAAAACTGTGCTATTCTCAGATCAAATGGACCTAGCTCATCAGGAATCTATTGTGAGCCAGACTCCCAAAATGCTAACTGATGGTTTTCGTTCAAGAATGTGCACTCGCTCATTCAATGCACCAGACTTGCCACCCAAAGTTGAGCCTCATGTGAAGAGAAAACCAGGCCCAAAGCCAGGCTCAAAGCCCGGGCTGAAACCTGGACCAAAACCTGGACCAAAACCAGGGCCAAAACCAGGAGCAAAGCCAGGTCCAAAAGCTGGGCCTAAGCCTGGCCTAAAGCCTGGACCAAAGCCTGGACTAAAACCTGGACCTAAACCAGGACCAAAACCAGGACCAAAACCTGTGCCAAATGAACCAGAGCTGCCACTGAAAATTGAGACTCCTGTGAAACGAAAACCAGGGCCCAAATCAGGTTCAAAACCTGGGCCAAAACCCGGATCAAAACCTGGACCAAAACCTGGTCCAAAACCAGCTCTTAAGCCAGGTCCAAAACCAGGACCTAAGCCTGGACCCAAGCCTGCAGATGTTCTGCCCCCTGCTGATATTTCACCCATCAAGGCCCCAGTGGGTCGCCCCAAAGGCTCAGTTTCCAAGGCAAAGCTGGTACAAGACATTCAACCACTGACAGGACTGCAAAGCCGGGGCAGGAAGAGCCTAAAAGCTACAATATCACAAGTAaaccaggaagaaaaacaggcaAACCACGAGGCAAAGGCACCAGAGAAGGAGGGTAAGAACATGGTGTTGAGATCCAGAAAGCCCTCACAAGAAAAactgtcaaaagaaaaagaaaaaatcagaGGGGAAGATATTGCACCCCAGACACTAACAGAAATCAAAGCAAGTGACATTTCTCCGAAAGCAGAGGAATCTGTTACTGTGGAACAAGCTTTACCTCCAATTTCTAATGCAGTCAAAAGCACAGATGTTCCAGCAGACCCATCCGCACCGCTTGACCCACCAGTCCCAATTACGCAATCTGAAGAAAAGATATCACTTCCATTAAAACGGAATCTTAGCCCAGAGCTTTCTACAATGCcagtgaagaaaaagaggggTCCAAAGCCCAAACCAAAATCATTACCACCCAAACCTCCCCTGCTGGAACAGATTGTCTCTACACCTAAAGAGAAGTCTGTCCGGGGCCCCAGAAGAAAGCGAGGGCCACCCAAGAAAGCCCCTGTGGTCACTCCCCCACCCAAAGACACTCCTCCCAACATCAGTGACACTGATATCACAAGTGATGTGCCTGTGGTGCCTCCTCAGTGCCCCACTAAAACAAAGGTTCTTCCACCACGCAAAGGCAGAGGACAGAAGTATGAGGCCATGGTGCAGAAAATTACATCTCCTAGCTCAAAGAAACACCTCCCAATTCCCCAGATAGACAGCAATCTAACTGATGATGTGACAACCAAGGCTTCGTCTCAACATGTCTTAAAGGAAGGTGAGACATCTACGCTCATAAACAGCAGTGAGGTGATTGAGGGACAAGTGAAAAGCATAGAGTGTAGACAAGAAGGattgaaacagagaaaagaggagatggcacaagaaagagaaaagcatgAGGTGAGTCAAGAGGCATTGATGCCAGAGGAGGTGAGACAGGGGGTGGGAGAAGAGGTTGTAGATAAGGAGGAGACGAGACAGGAAAATATTAAACCAGGGACACAGCACGGTGTTGGAGCTGACAAGGTTTGGAGCTCAATGGATGGCCCGGTGGAAGTCACAGCTCCAGGAAAGTGGACGCAACAGGCCTCAGAAGGCGTATCTACTGCAGCCACTAAGTCTGCCAGAACTAAAAGGAAGAGATGGGCCATGGTGGAGAGCACAGATGCCTCTGTAGTAGCCTTGGAAGCAGGGAACCTAATAGTTACAACGCCAAGGCTAGCTAAGCAGAGGGCCATTAAAAACAACCACGAGATGCACctaaagcagaggaggaagaagagaaaaggcCAAACACCTCTAGAAGAAACGGAGACAGTCGAGGAGACAAATATTGAAACAACGGAACAACAACAGGAGAGGGTAGAAGAGAAGGTAACCCCCGCAGAGTCCACAGTACCTCTGCCAATCAGCCCAGATGAAATCACAGAAGCCCCCCAGGTGACCAGCACAGAACTCATCCAGAAAcccaggagaggaagaaaaccatCAGCAAATCCAACAAAGAGGAAACGAGGCAAATCCTCATCAGAGCAGATTCCTGGCAAGCCAGTGAAGGTTCACAAAAAGCCTGGGCCAAAGCCTGGGATGAAAGACGCCATCGAGGTTATTGAGGCAGTAGTAAGGGCTGCAGGATGTGAACGGgctgaaaaagaggagagagaaaaagaagagagggaaagaatggaaagagaaacagaggaaaagcagGAGACGTGTATCGTGGGTCCTGTGGTCACAATATCAGAAAAACAGCCTGAGACAATTTCTGTGAAAAGAATCAGGCGCAAACCAGTCCATCAAAATTCAAAACTGTCTTTCTGTCCTTACGTACGGATTAACAACTCCAGAGATTTTTCCTCTTGGTGTGCCATCGTGAACAAGCCTGAGGATGCAGTAATATTTCAGAGACGAAGAAAAAAGGGCATACTCAGAATGAGGAATCCTTTCACAGTAGCAAAGATAGTGCCACACACTGCTGCCATGCTACAGGGACCCTTGGTAAATAAAGATCTAATTGACCGGTGTCTTACATGTAGCCTGTGTGGAAAGCCAGCAAATTACAGAGACCTAGGTGATTTGTGTGGACCCTACTACACAGAGGATGGCGTTCCACGGAAAAGTTTGACGATCAGGCACCCAGAATCCCTCAGGGAAGAGCCAGAGCAAACCACTAGTAGCAGCAGTGAAGAACCAGGCAACTCCTTGAAGGATGAGAGCGAGGACAGCACAGAAAAGGAGGGCAATACAGAAGCATCCACTCAAGAAGGCAGTAGTAGTAGGCACCATCATTGGCGCCACAGACGGgcagaaagaacagaaagaatGGGTCAGGAGGGTGGTCTGCGAAGATTAACCCTCCGTGAGAGGTTCAGGAGGATGAGGCAGCTCCAGGCCATCAGGACGGGGGCCTCAAGTGACCAAGAGGGCAGTAACAGCACGTTCCAAAGGCGACAAGTGGAGGCAGAGGCCAAGGAGCACTGGGCCCATGAAAACTGTGCCATCTGGACCAAGGGGGTAATTATGATAGCTGGGAGGCTATACGGACTGAAGGAGGCTGCCAACAATTCAGCCAAAACG AACTGCTACAAGTGCCAGATTGTGGGGGCGTCCCTCAGCTGCTGTTGGAGAGGTTGCTCTCATAAATACCACTATGTCTGCGCCAAAGAGATAG GCTGCACATTTCACGAGGATGACTTCTCCATCAAATGTCCTAAACATGAGGTAAGAAAATGA